In Chitinophaga sp. HK235, a single window of DNA contains:
- a CDS encoding NAD(P)H-dependent glycerol-3-phosphate dehydrogenase, with the protein MSKENSIGIIGSGSWATALAKILTDNGQHIHWWIRNEDTIRHMQQRHHNKHYLTSVYFDTGLLSLSNDIRAVVAACDVLVLAVPSAFLVDVLDQLPAEALEGKQVVSAIKGLVPGNNLLINEYLEQRFQLPATQYFTITGPCHAEEVANEKLSYLTFSGIHQASAQAIADRFTGSYLQTIVNTDMIGVQLAAVMKNIYALGAGIAHGLEYGDNFLSVYITNCFREMQTFLEQYEAQKAALRGTGPMIHNYSASAYLGDLLVTCYSLHSRNRTFGNMIGKGYSVKAAQLELNMIAEGYYASKCMYEMNKNIGAYMPVAQAVYAVLWQQVHPSEAFLSLEKGFI; encoded by the coding sequence GTGAGCAAGGAGAATAGCATTGGTATCATTGGTAGTGGCAGTTGGGCCACTGCGCTGGCGAAAATATTGACGGATAATGGACAGCATATTCACTGGTGGATTAGAAACGAAGACACGATCCGTCATATGCAGCAGCGCCATCATAATAAGCACTATCTCACTTCCGTATATTTTGATACCGGCCTGTTATCGTTGAGCAACGATATCCGGGCGGTGGTTGCAGCATGTGATGTGTTGGTGCTGGCGGTTCCTTCTGCATTCCTGGTGGATGTGCTGGATCAGCTGCCTGCTGAGGCGCTGGAAGGAAAACAGGTGGTTTCTGCTATCAAAGGTCTGGTGCCAGGCAACAATCTCCTGATTAATGAATACCTGGAGCAACGTTTTCAGTTGCCTGCTACACAGTATTTCACGATAACCGGTCCCTGTCATGCGGAAGAGGTGGCGAATGAAAAACTGTCCTATCTTACTTTTTCCGGAATACATCAGGCGTCCGCACAAGCTATCGCCGATAGATTTACGGGCAGCTACCTGCAAACAATCGTGAATACAGACATGATAGGAGTACAGCTGGCTGCTGTGATGAAGAATATTTATGCCCTGGGTGCTGGTATTGCACATGGGCTGGAATATGGTGATAATTTCCTGAGTGTTTATATTACCAACTGTTTCCGGGAGATGCAGACATTCCTGGAGCAATATGAAGCACAGAAGGCTGCCCTGCGAGGGACTGGCCCGATGATACATAACTACAGTGCCAGTGCTTATCTCGGGGATCTGCTGGTGACCTGTTATTCACTCCACAGTCGGAACCGTACGTTCGGGAATATGATCGGAAAAGGTTATTCCGTGAAGGCTGCACAGCTGGAGCTCAATATGATTGCAGAGGGTTATTATGCCAGCAAATGCATGTACGAGATGAATAAAAACATAGGGGCCTATATGCCTGTTGCACAGGCTGTATACGCAGTGTTATGGCAGCAGGTACATCCTTCCGAGGCTT